One genomic window of uncultured delta proteobacterium includes the following:
- a CDS encoding Recombinase, whose amino-acid sequence MPQAGTAYTIGEIKKLRLRGAMYIRMSTELQVESPENQGREIRAYADSYGIEIVSIYTDLGVSGMKAEGREQFQAMLDDVESGRNEYSIVLYLDDSRWGRFVDSGEAEYYRMRLKLRGVICQACDKPLTMTATFADRLLTMVKDESASDYCRQLSQKVFVGQRNLILKGYRQGGPAGFGLRRVLVDESGNPKQELTIGQRKSLQTERVVLAPGPGAEQETVRWMYDQFIAGARETEIADMLNAEGCLTDFGRFWTRGSVREVLTNEKYIGNNLYNRRSGKLKSKPKPNPESEWIRKERAFQPVVDAEQFYTVQRLIRERHKKISDIEMLERLRSLHAQTGRLSAMIIDESENMPPSSLYSSRFGGLLRAYTLIGYMPERDYRYVEINQRLRILHGDIVSQTVSDIEELCGRRICIDPETSLLELNHNLFISIVISRCFLTSFGMRRWKIRFDTGLHPDITVAVRMDAANENIHDYYILPALEFGNSALRLQDENADLLDSFRADSLDYLLGMSINISLDKAV is encoded by the coding sequence ATGCCACAGGCGGGAACCGCATATACAATAGGTGAAATAAAGAAACTGCGCCTGAGAGGTGCCATGTATATCCGCATGTCCACAGAATTGCAGGTGGAGTCCCCCGAAAATCAGGGGCGTGAAATACGTGCGTATGCAGACAGTTACGGCATTGAAATCGTCTCAATATACACCGATCTTGGCGTCAGCGGCATGAAGGCCGAGGGGCGCGAGCAATTTCAAGCCATGCTGGATGATGTCGAATCCGGTCGTAATGAATACAGCATCGTTTTGTATCTGGATGACAGCCGGTGGGGGCGCTTTGTCGATAGTGGGGAGGCGGAATATTACCGCATGCGGCTGAAACTCAGAGGAGTTATCTGCCAGGCCTGCGACAAGCCGCTTACCATGACCGCTACTTTTGCGGATCGCCTTCTGACGATGGTGAAAGACGAGAGCGCCAGTGACTATTGCCGCCAGCTTTCGCAAAAAGTGTTTGTCGGCCAACGCAATCTGATTCTAAAGGGATACAGGCAAGGCGGTCCGGCGGGGTTCGGCTTACGCCGGGTGCTTGTGGATGAATCCGGAAACCCCAAGCAAGAGTTGACTATCGGCCAACGCAAAAGCCTCCAGACAGAAAGAGTCGTGCTGGCCCCCGGTCCTGGGGCTGAACAGGAAACCGTGCGCTGGATGTACGATCAGTTCATTGCCGGAGCACGGGAAACAGAAATCGCGGACATGCTTAATGCCGAAGGCTGCCTGACGGACTTTGGCAGATTCTGGACGAGAGGTTCTGTACGGGAAGTGCTGACCAACGAAAAATATATCGGCAACAACCTGTACAACCGCAGATCCGGAAAATTGAAAAGCAAGCCCAAGCCAAATCCGGAGAGCGAATGGATACGGAAGGAACGAGCTTTCCAGCCGGTTGTTGATGCCGAACAATTCTACACCGTTCAAAGGCTCATCCGGGAGCGGCATAAAAAGATATCCGACATTGAGATGCTGGAACGTCTCAGATCGTTACATGCTCAAACGGGCCGCTTGTCCGCCATGATCATTGACGAGTCGGAAAACATGCCTCCGAGCAGTCTTTATAGCAGCCGGTTTGGCGGATTGCTGCGCGCGTATACCCTGATCGGGTATATGCCGGAGCGGGATTACCGGTATGTGGAGATTAACCAGAGACTCCGGATCTTGCACGGTGATATTGTTTCGCAAACAGTGTCGGACATAGAAGAGCTGTGTGGACGGCGAATATGTATCGACCCGGAAACAAGCCTGCTCGAATTGAATCACAATTTATTCATATCAATAGTTATCAGCAGATGTTTCCTTACCTCTTTCGGGATGCGCCGGTGGAAAATCCGGTTTGATACCGGGCTACACCCCGACATCACTGTGGCTGTGCGCATGGATGCGGCAAATGAAAATATACATGATTACTATATCCTGCCCGCGTTGGAATTTGGGAACAGCGCCTTGAGGTTACAGGATGAAAACGCCGATCTGTTAGATAGTTTTCGTGCGGACAGCCTTGATTACCTTCTGGGAATGAGCATTAACATCAGCCTCGACAAGGCGGTATAA
- a CDS encoding ParB-like partition protein, which translates to MEANEVILIPVSEVHILNPRVRNQNIAEEIRRNIRNVGLKRPITVTLSTNRKSGKKYDLVCGQGRLEAFIDAGETEIPAIIIEVDREGAHIMSLVENIARRNNNPLELLHGITYLKEQGYTDGEIAGKTGLSREWIRGIGKLLESGEERLVSAVEKGRIPLSVALQIAVEDDAAIQTALMEAYETGQLSGAKLVAVQRLLDRRKHYGKYYGKKMPAPSKKRPQLSTEELVAVYENNIKNKKRLIAKADHLKRVLAFSAAALNELLRDEHFTNQLKAEGVNDIPERLADLLGEVYA; encoded by the coding sequence ATGGAAGCCAATGAAGTCATCCTTATCCCCGTTAGTGAAGTCCATATTTTGAATCCGCGCGTGCGTAACCAGAACATCGCTGAAGAGATCCGCCGTAACATCAGGAATGTCGGGCTGAAGCGCCCTATTACTGTAACCTTAAGCACAAACCGTAAATCCGGGAAAAAATACGATCTCGTCTGCGGCCAAGGACGATTAGAGGCCTTTATTGATGCTGGCGAAACGGAAATTCCCGCCATCATAATAGAAGTCGACAGGGAAGGCGCTCATATCATGAGCTTGGTGGAAAACATCGCTCGTCGGAACAATAACCCCTTGGAGTTACTCCATGGTATCACTTACTTGAAAGAGCAAGGCTATACCGATGGGGAAATAGCCGGAAAAACAGGTCTCAGTCGGGAATGGATTCGCGGAATAGGAAAATTATTGGAAAGCGGAGAAGAGCGCCTGGTGAGCGCGGTGGAAAAGGGGCGTATACCGCTTTCCGTCGCTCTGCAAATTGCTGTCGAAGATGACGCCGCCATACAGACGGCCCTGATGGAAGCCTATGAGACGGGCCAACTCAGCGGGGCCAAGCTCGTTGCCGTGCAGAGGCTGCTTGATCGACGCAAGCATTACGGCAAATACTATGGGAAAAAGATGCCAGCTCCTTCAAAAAAGAGGCCGCAGCTCTCCACCGAGGAACTGGTTGCGGTTTATGAGAACAATATCAAAAATAAAAAACGGCTGATCGCCAAAGCCGACCACCTCAAGCGAGTGCTGGCGTTTTCAGCGGCAGCCCTGAACGAATTGCTGCGTGATGAGCATTTTACCAATCAGTTAAAGGCGGAAGGGGTGAACGACATTCCCGAACGGCTGGCTGATTTGCTCGGCGAGGTGTACGCATGA
- a CDS encoding RepB plasmid partition — protein MSPGIKHGFERKLVTLAIADLRLTKTLSVHIKQGQKYLQILSSIREAGLIEPPVVVLSGKGREYLLLDGHLRIMALTELGKTEVNCLVSVDDEGYTYNKFINRLSAVQEHKMIVKALNDGVSEEKLAASLNLNIKSIRNKKTMLDGVCQEAADLLKDKIMSENVFRVLKKMKPLRQIKVAMIMNDQKRYSDAYAKILLEGTSPDQLVHEPKKKKLSPAALEKRMRLEEESIALSEDIRALNDSYGTDMIHLNIVQSYLKRLMGNEKIAGYLQKHHPETHEKFSEIAEMDFFKMKAVS, from the coding sequence ATGAGCCCTGGAATCAAACACGGCTTTGAAAGAAAGCTTGTCACACTCGCCATAGCGGACCTGCGTCTTACCAAAACTCTGTCCGTGCATATCAAACAAGGGCAGAAGTATTTACAAATATTGTCCTCCATCCGGGAAGCCGGCCTTATTGAACCGCCGGTTGTCGTTCTCTCCGGCAAGGGCCGCGAGTACCTTCTTTTGGACGGGCACCTGCGGATTATGGCGCTGACTGAATTGGGCAAGACGGAGGTGAACTGTCTGGTGTCGGTGGATGACGAAGGCTACACCTACAACAAGTTCATCAACAGGCTCTCGGCTGTCCAGGAACACAAAATGATCGTGAAAGCCCTCAACGATGGTGTTTCTGAAGAAAAGCTGGCGGCGTCGCTAAACCTTAATATAAAATCAATTCGCAATAAAAAGACCATGTTGGATGGAGTCTGCCAGGAAGCCGCCGATTTGCTGAAAGACAAAATCATGTCGGAGAACGTATTCCGGGTATTGAAGAAAATGAAACCCCTGCGGCAAATCAAGGTCGCCATGATTATGAACGACCAAAAGCGTTACAGCGATGCGTATGCCAAGATTTTGCTGGAAGGAACGTCTCCCGACCAGCTTGTTCATGAGCCGAAGAAAAAAAAGCTTTCACCGGCCGCTCTGGAAAAACGCATGCGCCTGGAAGAGGAGAGCATCGCATTGAGCGAGGACATCCGTGCCCTGAATGATTCCTATGGAACGGACATGATCCATCTGAACATCGTTCAGTCATATCTGAAAAGGCTGATGGGCAACGAAAAGATTGCGGGCTACCTGCAAAAACATCACCCGGAAACCCATGAAAAGTTTTCTGAAATAGCCGAAATGGATTTTTTCAAAATGAAGGCTGTGAGCTGA
- a CDS encoding conserved hypothetical protein (Evidence 4 : Homologs of previously reported genes of unknown function) gives MTKNTKRTSEPMASVAARTLADENASAIQRRLAGSVLSQSSTSNETGTEMETVAGRILQNPFYSDLTRSLAGSVVSQSNKKR, from the coding sequence ATGACCAAAAACACGAAGCGCACCTCTGAACCGATGGCCTCCGTAGCGGCTCGCACGCTTGCCGATGAAAATGCTTCCGCCATTCAGCGGAGGCTGGCAGGTTCCGTTCTGTCCCAGTCTTCAACGAGCAACGAAACCGGGACCGAGATGGAAACCGTCGCCGGGCGGATTTTGCAAAACCCGTTTTACAGCGACCTGACCCGCTCGCTGGCGGGCAGCGTTGTCAGCCAGAGCAACAAGAAGCGGTAG
- a CDS encoding hypothetical protein (Evidence 5 : No homology to any previously reported sequences) — protein sequence MYLFISTVRKKMSFLFSGIAGKIGTITPGEEMAPGDMVLDIDERLTSEPSSLYICAEKLLRSERFSHLFSERALDRFITTCALPENKETHPQVYVECDTPFTGNIPGVMESNDPFARYFRKAVSGRPHVYYHWLQEKKDFSRIFFKKEELLHFMGQSITVKKAFYLYLVRNAELLRGTGKEMFSRSSLEKLHALLPQYPKSEKQGKDLRALIAALEGKSNEDIAGELGISEPNDVNKRFKPAMDLAFQHDIFQLEWLLLARERGRRKKRR from the coding sequence ATGTATCTTTTCATTTCGACTGTTCGAAAAAAAATGTCTTTTTTATTTTCAGGTATTGCCGGAAAGATCGGCACCATAACGCCGGGTGAAGAGATGGCTCCTGGCGACATGGTGCTGGACATAGATGAACGGCTGACATCCGAGCCTTCTTCTCTCTATATCTGCGCCGAAAAGCTCCTCCGATCAGAGAGGTTTTCCCATCTTTTTTCTGAGCGGGCGCTGGATAGGTTCATAACGACCTGTGCCCTTCCGGAAAACAAGGAGACGCACCCCCAAGTCTACGTGGAGTGTGACACGCCTTTTACCGGGAACATTCCCGGAGTTATGGAAAGCAACGATCCATTCGCACGCTATTTTAGGAAAGCCGTTAGCGGCAGGCCTCATGTCTACTATCACTGGCTTCAGGAAAAGAAAGATTTCTCCCGGATATTCTTCAAAAAAGAAGAACTCCTGCACTTTATGGGGCAATCCATCACCGTGAAGAAGGCGTTCTATCTGTATCTTGTGCGAAATGCGGAACTTCTTCGCGGCACAGGCAAAGAAATGTTCTCGCGGTCTTCGTTGGAGAAGCTGCATGCGCTACTTCCGCAATACCCAAAAAGCGAAAAGCAAGGGAAAGACCTGCGTGCCCTCATCGCTGCCCTGGAGGGCAAGAGCAACGAGGATATTGCAGGTGAACTGGGCATCAGCGAACCAAATGATGTGAATAAGCGCTTTAAGCCCGCAATGGATTTGGCCTTTCAGCATGACATCTTCCAATTGGAGTGGTTGCTTCTGGCAAGAGAGCGCGGTCGGCGGAAGAAAAGGAGATAA
- a CDS encoding conserved hypothetical protein (Evidence 4 : Homologs of previously reported genes of unknown function): MATIRKRGDLQWEARIRRKGWPVTCKTFETKYEAEVWARDIEGEMDRGVFVSRTEAEGTTLAEALDRYIDDYIRFSYREPRFAYSPGSSRRI; encoded by the coding sequence ATGGCAACAATCCGAAAACGCGGCGACCTGCAATGGGAAGCCCGCATTCGCCGTAAAGGGTGGCCCGTCACCTGCAAGACCTTTGAAACCAAATACGAAGCCGAAGTTTGGGCTCGGGACATTGAAGGCGAAATGGATCGGGGTGTGTTCGTCTCCCGCACGGAGGCGGAAGGTACCACGCTTGCCGAAGCGCTCGACCGCTATATTGATGATTACATTCGGTTTTCGTATCGCGAGCCTCGTTTCGCCTATTCGCCGGGATCCTCAAGACGAATATAA
- a CDS encoding hypothetical protein (Evidence 5 : No homology to any previously reported sequences), translating to MKTKKGLTISRKPLISLAPRDGVEPPT from the coding sequence ATGAAAACGAAAAAGGGACTTACGATCTCTCGTAAGCCCCTGATTTCTCTGGCTCCCCGGGACGGGGTTGAACCGCCGACCTAG
- the ahpC gene encoding Alkyl hydroperoxide reductase subunit C: MNPETCVMLSGKAAMGRKVSDFAFETFNPAQGGFEDHSLNEYLQKGHWVVIFFYPADFTFVCPTELADLADQRKKFQELGVEVISVSTDTKFAHMAWQRSEKFLEDVKFQMAADGTGCISRYFGVYDEASGTAYRGTFIISPDGTLVSAEVNLNNVGRNVDELIRKLEANVHLAKNPEQACPARWKPGQRTLRPSEEIVGKVWGALKL, encoded by the coding sequence ATGAACCCGGAAACGTGCGTCATGCTGTCGGGGAAGGCGGCTATGGGCCGGAAAGTGAGCGACTTTGCATTTGAAACCTTCAACCCCGCGCAAGGCGGTTTTGAAGACCACAGCCTCAACGAATATCTGCAGAAAGGCCATTGGGTGGTCATCTTTTTCTACCCCGCGGATTTCACGTTCGTCTGCCCTACGGAACTGGCCGACCTCGCGGACCAGCGTAAAAAATTCCAGGAGTTGGGGGTGGAAGTCATCTCCGTTTCCACGGACACGAAATTCGCGCACATGGCCTGGCAGAGAAGCGAAAAATTCCTGGAAGACGTCAAATTCCAGATGGCCGCAGACGGCACCGGCTGCATCTCCCGTTACTTCGGCGTGTACGATGAGGCCTCCGGCACGGCGTATCGCGGTACGTTCATCATCAGCCCGGACGGCACCCTGGTAAGCGCGGAAGTCAACCTCAACAACGTCGGCCGCAACGTTGATGAACTGATCCGCAAGCTTGAGGCCAACGTGCATCTTGCCAAGAACCCGGAACAGGCCTGCCCCGCCCGTTGGAAGCCCGGTCAGAGAACCCTCAGGCCCTCTGAAGAAATTGTGGGCAAGGTGTGGGGCGCGTTGAAACTCTGA
- a CDS encoding hypothetical protein (Evidence 5 : No homology to any previously reported sequences) — MLASCAWCARRALPYCSLGGFSCIRLTENAKTMYVYMHKLEKFFYFYLCIYTYMRTVCKPQDREQGGAGPLPPFGSAWPWQVLF; from the coding sequence ATGCTCGCAAGCTGCGCCTGGTGCGCGCGTCGGGCATTGCCGTATTGCTCTCTTGGCGGATTCTCGTGCATCCGCTTGACAGAAAACGCTAAAACCATGTATGTGTATATGCACAAATTGGAAAAGTTTTTTTATTTTTACTTGTGCATATACACATATATGAGGACAGTATGCAAACCGCAGGACAGGGAGCAGGGCGGCGCGGGGCCGCTCCCGCCATTTGGGTCAGCGTGGCCCTGGCAAGTCTTATTCTGA
- a CDS encoding Major facilitator superfamily MFS_1 has translation MQTAGQGAGRRGAAPAIWVSVALASLILSITMGIRQTVGLFVHPIIAGTGMTVVDVSMALAIGQLLWGVFQPIFGAWADKKSAFAALAVGAVCLAGGQLLTLWATTPATLILAQGFLSPAGAAAGSFSVLLGIVAGRLTADTRSMASGLINAGGSIGQFAFAPLVQFVMHLRDYYASLVVLAGAALLTILPSWVLCRGKEAAPAIEKGATAAPPQPDVPLAREGLRDQLRVALRDKSYLLLHGGFFTCGFHVAFLTTHLPGEVSLCGHSAAVSAASLSLIGLCNIAGSIGAGILGKYYRMKYILAALYASRAAMIAVYLLSPKTEMTFYLFAAATGFTWLATVPPTAGVVGKLFGMRYLATLFGLTLFTHQIGAFFGAWLGGVAMQQSGSLLWVWYIDVALALFAAVVNLPIKEQPVPRRNPVAGAA, from the coding sequence ATGCAAACCGCAGGACAGGGAGCAGGGCGGCGCGGGGCCGCTCCCGCCATTTGGGTCAGCGTGGCCCTGGCAAGTCTTATTCTGAGCATTACCATGGGCATACGGCAGACCGTGGGCTTGTTCGTGCATCCCATTATCGCGGGCACGGGCATGACCGTTGTCGACGTCAGCATGGCGCTCGCCATCGGGCAGTTGCTCTGGGGCGTTTTTCAGCCCATTTTCGGTGCCTGGGCCGATAAAAAAAGCGCGTTCGCGGCCCTGGCCGTCGGCGCGGTCTGCCTGGCGGGCGGGCAGTTGCTCACGCTGTGGGCCACAACGCCCGCGACCCTGATCCTGGCGCAGGGCTTTCTGTCACCCGCCGGAGCAGCGGCCGGAAGTTTTTCCGTTCTGCTCGGCATCGTGGCCGGACGGCTGACGGCGGACACCCGCTCCATGGCCAGCGGCCTCATCAACGCGGGCGGGTCCATCGGCCAGTTCGCCTTTGCCCCGCTGGTCCAGTTCGTCATGCATCTGCGGGATTACTACGCGAGCCTTGTCGTGCTGGCCGGGGCGGCCCTGCTGACGATTCTGCCGTCCTGGGTGCTGTGCCGGGGAAAAGAGGCAGCCCCGGCCATTGAAAAAGGAGCGACGGCGGCCCCGCCGCAGCCGGACGTTCCCCTTGCCAGGGAAGGGCTGCGCGATCAGCTGCGCGTGGCGTTACGCGACAAAAGCTACTTGCTGCTGCACGGCGGGTTTTTCACCTGCGGGTTCCACGTGGCATTTCTGACCACACACCTGCCGGGGGAGGTCAGTTTATGCGGGCATTCGGCGGCCGTGTCCGCCGCGAGCCTTTCCCTGATCGGGCTGTGCAACATTGCCGGAAGCATCGGGGCCGGGATTCTCGGCAAGTATTACAGAATGAAGTATATCCTGGCCGCGCTGTACGCCAGCCGGGCCGCGATGATCGCGGTCTATCTGCTTTCCCCCAAAACGGAGATGACGTTTTACCTCTTCGCGGCGGCCACCGGGTTCACCTGGCTGGCAACCGTGCCGCCCACCGCCGGGGTTGTGGGCAAGCTGTTCGGGATGCGGTATCTTGCAACCCTGTTCGGGCTGACGCTCTTCACCCACCAGATCGGCGCCTTTTTCGGCGCCTGGCTTGGCGGCGTGGCCATGCAGCAATCCGGGAGCCTCTTGTGGGTCTGGTATATCGACGTGGCGCTGGCGCTTTTCGCGGCGGTGGTAAACCTGCCGATCAAGGAACAGCCTGTTCCGCGAAGGAATCCGGTGGCCGGAGCGGCCTAG
- a CDS encoding putative Multiple antibiotic resistance protein MarR (Evidence 3 : Function proposed based on presence of conserved amino acid motif, structural feature or limited homology) → MADCAERSTPCYCTALRRAARAVTKLYDAALEPGGLKVTQFSLLRNVQRLGPVTFAALSGVVQLERTTLIRNLDVLVRQGLLEMRPNPPSRAHLICLTHKGEAEIEKNNPAWEAAQNAMETVLTGEERRFLRSVLKKLQQV, encoded by the coding sequence ATGGCGGATTGCGCTGAACGATCAACCCCTTGCTATTGCACGGCTTTGCGCAGGGCTGCCCGGGCGGTGACGAAACTGTACGACGCCGCGCTGGAACCGGGCGGACTCAAGGTGACGCAATTTTCCCTGCTCAGGAACGTGCAGCGCCTGGGCCCGGTTACGTTTGCCGCGCTGTCCGGGGTTGTGCAGCTTGAGCGGACCACGCTTATCCGCAACCTGGATGTGCTGGTCAGGCAGGGCCTTCTGGAAATGCGGCCCAACCCGCCGTCGCGGGCGCACCTGATCTGTCTGACGCACAAGGGCGAGGCCGAAATTGAAAAAAACAACCCCGCCTGGGAAGCGGCCCAGAACGCAATGGAAACGGTCTTGACCGGCGAGGAGCGGCGATTTTTGCGTTCGGTGCTCAAAAAATTGCAACAGGTCTGA
- a CDS encoding Alpha amylase catalytic region, giving the protein MNSPNSAFFYHLYPLGCFGAPHANDGAPCSRLRRIEPWLDHIRDLGADTLLLGPVFQSETHGYDTTNYFTPDSRLGTGDDLAWAVEQAHARGIRVVFDAVFNHVGRSFWAFQDVVKNRQNSRFAPWFFCDFTRQSPPGDPFDYTAWRGHYELVKLNTDHPDVRNHLLHAAGEWISRYGIDGLRLDAADCLDLGFQRALAEHCRTLRPGFYLLGEVIHGDYARWVDQGGLDAVTNYILHKGLWSSHNDANYFELAHTCRKQFTPGSSAYRWYTFADNHDVTRIRSRLRDPAHLYPLHILLFTLPGTPSVYYGSEYGLEGAKRKGRDDWPLRPALTPESLRDAAKEPDLARAIQTLARLRREHPALALGEFTEMRVTHTQYGFKREHAGETALVCVNAAHEQTEFVLQGDIQGMWRDVLNGGAPHTARNGRLAVPLPPCWGSILIRQ; this is encoded by the coding sequence ATGAATTCCCCAAACAGCGCTTTTTTCTACCATCTCTATCCGCTCGGCTGCTTCGGCGCGCCGCATGCCAATGATGGCGCGCCATGCTCCCGGCTGCGGCGGATCGAGCCCTGGCTCGACCATATCCGGGATCTCGGGGCGGATACCCTGCTGCTCGGCCCGGTGTTCCAGTCCGAAACCCACGGGTACGACACCACCAACTACTTCACGCCGGACAGCCGCCTCGGCACCGGCGACGATCTGGCCTGGGCCGTGGAACAGGCCCACGCCAGGGGCATCCGGGTGGTGTTCGACGCGGTGTTCAACCATGTGGGCCGGTCTTTTTGGGCGTTCCAGGACGTTGTGAAAAACAGGCAAAACTCCCGCTTCGCCCCCTGGTTTTTCTGCGATTTCACCCGCCAGAGCCCGCCGGGCGACCCCTTTGATTACACGGCCTGGCGGGGCCATTACGAACTGGTCAAACTGAATACCGACCACCCCGACGTGCGGAACCACCTGCTGCACGCCGCCGGGGAATGGATTTCCCGCTACGGCATCGACGGGTTGCGCCTCGACGCCGCGGACTGCCTTGATCTCGGTTTCCAACGCGCGCTGGCGGAACACTGCCGGACGCTGCGGCCCGGCTTTTACCTCCTGGGAGAAGTCATCCACGGCGACTACGCCCGCTGGGTCGATCAGGGGGGGCTGGACGCGGTCACCAACTACATCCTGCACAAGGGGCTGTGGTCCAGCCATAACGACGCCAACTACTTTGAGCTGGCCCATACCTGCCGCAAACAGTTCACGCCCGGTTCCTCCGCCTACCGCTGGTACACCTTCGCGGACAACCACGACGTCACGCGCATCCGGAGCCGGTTGCGCGACCCGGCGCACCTCTACCCGCTGCATATTCTGCTCTTTACCCTGCCGGGAACGCCTTCGGTCTATTACGGCAGCGAATACGGCCTGGAGGGCGCAAAACGAAAAGGCCGCGACGACTGGCCGCTGCGCCCGGCCCTGACGCCGGAAAGCCTCCGGGACGCCGCGAAGGAACCGGATCTGGCCCGCGCGATCCAAACCCTGGCCCGGCTGCGGCGCGAGCACCCCGCGCTGGCCCTCGGCGAGTTTACCGAAATGCGGGTGACGCACACCCAGTATGGTTTCAAACGGGAACACGCCGGGGAAACCGCGCTGGTCTGCGTCAACGCGGCGCACGAGCAAACAGAGTTTGTTCTCCAGGGGGATATACAGGGAATGTGGCGGGACGTCCTGAACGGCGGCGCGCCCCATACCGCGCGGAACGGCCGGTTGGCCGTCCCGCTGCCGCCGTGCTGGGGCAGCATTCTGATCCGGCAATGA
- a CDS encoding hypothetical protein (Evidence 5 : No homology to any previously reported sequences): protein MNESSHPPVQSLSPGLLRAVLHISHYLRDARKPDRPGPTAMLVLGILHRRKTGTASGIAKELGVKKQSLTAVLKQLQATGCIRKEHDGEDGRKVALSLTAQGEQTFRGDMQTRKARLEQLMESALAPQDRAALATLLPVLEKLADAALATDREAG from the coding sequence ATGAACGAATCCAGCCATCCGCCCGTCCAGTCCTTGTCGCCCGGCCTGCTCCGGGCTGTGCTGCATATTTCCCACTACCTGCGCGACGCCCGAAAACCCGACCGGCCCGGCCCCACGGCCATGCTGGTGCTGGGCATCCTTCACCGGCGCAAAACCGGCACGGCTTCCGGCATCGCGAAGGAACTGGGGGTGAAAAAGCAATCCCTGACGGCCGTCCTGAAACAGTTGCAGGCAACAGGCTGCATCCGCAAGGAGCACGACGGGGAGGACGGCCGAAAGGTCGCGCTCTCCCTCACCGCCCAGGGCGAGCAAACCTTCCGGGGCGACATGCAAACCCGCAAAGCGCGGCTGGAACAGCTCATGGAATCCGCCCTCGCGCCGCAAGACCGCGCGGCCCTGGCAACACTTCTGCCCGTCCTGGAAAAACTGGCCGACGCCGCGCTCGCCACGGACCGGGAGGCAGGCTGA
- a CDS encoding hypothetical protein (Evidence 5 : No homology to any previously reported sequences), translated as MGRDALAPGPVKSKRDPPRASLPLNNKQPGISCFPHRRKHHALAAINSPAQEHPEKNPVCNTAFTERHALFHTIAMQYAFLKNTSNHINCNNKKGNSLRPAALKRVLIS; from the coding sequence ATGGGGCGGGATGCTCTCGCACCCGGCCCCGTGAAGAGCAAGCGTGATCCCCCCAGAGCATCACTCCCGCTCAACAACAAACAACCCGGCATTTCGTGTTTTCCGCACCGCCGGAAGCATCACGCGCTCGCCGCGATAAATTCCCCGGCACAGGAACATCCCGAGAAAAATCCGGTCTGCAATACGGCGTTTACCGAGCGGCATGCACTGTTCCATACCATCGCCATGCAGTATGCATTTTTAAAAAATACAAGTAACCATATAAACTGCAACAATAAAAAGGGCAACTCACTCCGTCCGGCAGCATTGAAACGTGTTCTGATATCTTAG